The Gossypium hirsutum isolate 1008001.06 chromosome D07, Gossypium_hirsutum_v2.1, whole genome shotgun sequence genome includes the window tatttatttagtgttgtaTTTGATGGTTTATCTTTCCTTATTCTAAGCTTGAGGATTTGACAATCAGATAAGAATTCTTTAGGTTGCCAAATTAAGGTTCATCTCTATATTGCAAACCGATGTAACTCAAGGGAACTTCCATTTTGTATTCATTCAGTTAGTCACTAAAGGAGTAGAAACGGACAAAAAGCCTACCCCttcctccccccccccccaaatttTTTCCCTCTTGGAAAGAGCACTGAAGAATGTGTAAGATTGTATTTGTGTGgcatatgtttaattatttttgctGTTTTGTATAATTTACATCTCTTTTGCCCATAATTTGAAATCTCTCTGAAGCATTTTACATTGCATTGTATTCTAAATGGTGATTTATAAATTTTCTAACAGTTAACAGATAGGACATCTGACCGCATATCTAAGTTGTTGGAAAGCGAACTTCAAGATAGTATATGGTCAGCCGGATATGGTCACAGGTAATTTAGTCTGTCTGCCATTGTCCTTGACTTGgctattcctttttctttttttccctcaaAATCATCTTCTCGTGCAGGTGTTATATTATAATAGAAAGAGACTTAAATGTTGTAGATGACCAAATGGTTTTGAGCTATTTCATGCATGTCTTGAAGAGTGAGATGATTTATGGTAGAAACTTTTCTTGTTGGTCAATTAATTGCCTGTTAGATTTAGAAGCTGCAGAAAGAACGAGAACAATTTTGTAATCACAGTATAAAAAGCTCTGCAAGTCATTTATCAGTGCAGTCTAAAAGTGTGTTTGCTTGTTGTATTGCATGTTTTCAGTAGCATTGCATGTAAACTTAACTGACATTACAATCGTAGCTAAGAATTACTTTTGGTTGAGAGAACCGCGCTACATCTTCATATACGTGTTATGTTGTAATACAGTTATCTCATGCTAGTTGTAAGTCTTCTAAGTACTTGGTTTAGATAACTTGAGCGACGCTTTGACTGTGGCAGTATTGTAGAAAGCTTTTATATTGCTGTTAATTTGAATTCTCCTATTTTGATCTTAAGTGTAAAAAACTATGACTTGAAAACTTAGGTGTTCTACCCCTCTTGAATTTAGGAATTACTCTAAGGTTCTTGCTAGTTCTGAAGCTATGCAACCACCTTGCCCAAGGAGTAATGTTTCGAATCTCCCTCAGGAGGTCCTGGATTCTTTATTTAAAATCCCCAAGAGTTCTGAGCATGAACCAAGCACTATGAGTTGGAGGAATGTAGTAAAGAAGATGCAGTTGTTGGGACCACCTATTGATTTTTGTCCATCTACTGATGCAGAACCTCAGCAGGATCTCTATGGTATTCTCTTGTTAATTTTCTCAGGCTTTGCATGTTATTGTATGTATGAGTTTGTTGGTATTGTGACCTCTGGTTTTGAAATGGGGTTATGAATATCACTATAAACAGTTTTATTTGCTAAATTGTACTTGATCACCTTTATTGAAAGGGTAAACTGACAAATTGctattaattatcttttcattgttaGTCACATGTATGCTAGATACATATGCATTACTTTTCTTCTGTTTGTCCTACTCCTGCCATAATTTGAATATACAAGTACTCAGAGCTACTTGAATAACTGCCCCCTCTACTTATTATGAGAAATCAAGACATAAGAATAATCATAAAAGTGGTTAGGTCACTCTTTGGTTCCTTTTTAGAACTTAAAAAAGTCTACTGaaataataagaagaaaaaggaatGGAAGAATTTTAAGGTGATTCTTGATTGGATGTAGTTTTCTTTTAGGGTTTGTATTGTTTTTATTTCCTTCTTCACTTAGCATTTATAACCGTTTCATCATAAACTCTTTTGTACAACCTGTATATACATTTCTGCACTGtttttcatcatcttttttttACAATTCAGAATTTCTGTAATTTGTAGCTAAGGGAGATGAATATCACAAATTTAGAGAGAGTGCCAGAGAACATTGGGATTCCATGAGATCTTATTATCAGAAGGTATGGCGTTTATAgcaatatgtatatttattatttctataaaccaaataCATACGTACATATATGAACATCACGAATACAAGTTGCATTGCCCCATATGAATTTTTTGTAATAGATATGAGTATAGTTGACTATTTGATGGTAGAATGAACGTTCTTCTACAGGCTGCTACTGCATATTCAAAGGGAGAGTTGGAGTATGCAGCTTATCTTTCTGATCAGGTGTGTTTTCTACTTGGGGGATGTTATGAATCATGTGTTGCATATAAGTTCGAGATGTGATGCCATGTCATTGGCAAATTTTGAAAAGGAAACACTGGCAACAACAATGAAGCAACATGAGAACTGGGGATAATATCCCATAATTTTTTACTTGTCTTCTTCTCTGCTTGACATCAGTATGATGTCTTATGTCAAAACTCGTGCCAAGGGTTGGCCTTAGAATAAAATTCTGACTTGATAATACCTTGCATCTGAGTAGGGAAAGATACAGACTAAATTGGCACGGGAAGCAGATGAAAGGGCAAGCCAGAATATATTTAAAGCTAGGTTAGTCCTTGTATAACTAACTGAATCTGTGACCAAGAAGTATTCTCTTTCTGCCTGCCTCTACCTTCTCTTGTGGTCTAGTGAACTGATCTGTCAACTCTCTTTCCAGGAACAAAGCCTTTGAAAATGTGATAACAATTGATTTGCATGGGCAACATGTCAAACAAGCAATGAAACTTTTAAAACTACACCTTCTATTTGGAATACATGTTCCTTGTAAGCATTGTTTGACCTGATTCCATATtagtatgtgtgtgtgtgtgtttgtgtTGTACTTATTATTTGCCTTATTGTGCTTCAGCGGTTCAAACTCTGAGGGTTATTACTGGCTGTGGAACACATGGTATGGGGAAGTCAAAACTGAAACAGTCGGTATGGATCTAAAGTATCCCTGATCCAGCTATTTGTCCTTTCTgtagtaaattaataaaaaaaaagtcggATTCTTTTGTGGTGGTTGATTTATCCAGAAATGATTAATGTGGATGTTTTGGTAGATTATATGTGGTTGAAATgttttattgattatattgaactttgattcattttcttcattgCGAACATTTTACTTTATGCTTTTGTCTTAGGAGGACAGTGTAGTTTATGTTCTTGTTGTCTAATATTTTATGTCACTGGCTGATGCATGCAGGTCACTAAGCTTCTTGAAAAGGAAGGTATTCAGTGGCAGGAAGAAAACCGTGGAACTGTACTAATCAAGCTTGACGGATACAGAGAGTTAAGCTTTTTAGAATCCAATAGTGACACGGAGTAAATTAATTATCTAATACCAGGTTTGCATCATTTACCATCTGTTTGTACAAGACAAGGATGTAATGTAACAAGGTTTAATGTAGTGGTTCAAAAACAGGGATCAGATGTTTATATGTACATTACTAGAAATCCTTGTACTCTTTCCTCCTTAGGTAGGTGGAAGCTTCATGAAGATGAAGCTTCCGTGTTCCTGTATGTTGAGTTTAGCAAAATCGTGTATCTGACTTAGTTATTGGTAATGGCAAAGACTCATGAGAGACTGTGAATTCCATAGTTATCAACAAAGATAGAGTTGCTGTGTTCTTTTACTTTCATTAGAAACTCGGTTTGGTATGGAGCATCTTTCCTGCTGCAGGTAACCTATTTGTTTGACAAGATGGAAGAATGGTTGGGGATTGTTTTGCTTGAAGTGTTGCAGAATGGCGCAGCAGTGCCAGATTTTGAGAAGTTGGGAaatctattttattattgttttgataCTTAAAGTTGGGGAGTTTCCAGTGACAccctagttgttctatcttcgaTTTTGTTGCTGGCTTGAGTTGATTTGTTTAGCATTTTATAGAATAGATGAATTAGCGTATCTGTAACGTGGATTATGGTTCATGGCTTTGTCTTACAATAATTCCTTGTATTAACCTATTCATCCAACAATATTTTCTTGTTCTGTTGGATTCATCCAACTTTTTTGGACCCTGGCAAATTTTACATGGTCTCCAAAGCAAACAGATAACATTTTCTTTGTTGACCAATATGCATGATATCTTTATAATTCcatgctttttttttaattgaatatgcAAATAATTGTGAAGTAGGGAATTCGACATTATCCCCGTCATTGCGGTTTTTGGTTTCTATGGCTAGGACCC containing:
- the LOC107954189 gene encoding SMR domain-containing protein At5g58720 isoform X2, with product MKRTATKKKRRPRAAKTSAVNDSSRHALSQRDQRREGEGEDDEEQKRLLGSLMETFGSISLEEATSAYNQADGDLDKAAEILSNLIDNGSNSEDPDPSTSSISSGSSSSGSSGFGFSETSCVQNLNSGRGRSRGGKQQKRVVASTGTVSTVLGKDYVRSSPWRDPAAVAPAKSVLATEEAEQFLCSMLGEECELSMAVVRDVLCQCGYNVEKALDALLDLSASSYEKSKSFNDKLNSRQDTGFVIECADNLTDRTSDRISKLLESELQDSIWSAGYGHRNYSKVLASSEAMQPPCPRSNVSNLPQEVLDSLFKIPKSSEHEPSTMSWRNVVKKMQLLGPPIDFCPSTDAEPQQDLYAKGDEYHKFRESAREHWDSMRSYYQKAATAYSKGELEYAAYLSDQGKIQTKLAREADERASQNIFKARNKAFENVITIDLHGQHVKQAMKLLKLHLLFGIHVPSVQTLRVITGCGTHGMGKSKLKQSVTKLLEKEGIQWQEENRGTVLIKLDGYRELSFLESNSDTE
- the LOC107954189 gene encoding SMR domain-containing protein At5g58720 isoform X1, whose product is MKRTATKKKRRPRAAKTSAVNDSSRHALSQRDQRREGEGEDDEEQKRLLGSLMETFGSISLEEATSAYNQADGDLDKAAEILSNLIDNGSNSEDPDPSTSSISSGSSSSGSSGFGFSETSCVQNLNSGRGRSRGGKQQKRVVASTGTVSTVLGKDYVRSSPWRDPAAVAPAKSVLATEEAEQFLCSMLGEECELSMAVVRDVLCQCGYNVEKALDALLDLSASSYEKSKSFNDKLNSRQDTGFVIECADNLTDRTSDRISKLLESELQDSIWSAGYGHRCSTPLEFRNYSKVLASSEAMQPPCPRSNVSNLPQEVLDSLFKIPKSSEHEPSTMSWRNVVKKMQLLGPPIDFCPSTDAEPQQDLYAKGDEYHKFRESAREHWDSMRSYYQKAATAYSKGELEYAAYLSDQGKIQTKLAREADERASQNIFKARNKAFENVITIDLHGQHVKQAMKLLKLHLLFGIHVPSVQTLRVITGCGTHGMGKSKLKQSVTKLLEKEGIQWQEENRGTVLIKLDGYRELSFLESNSDTE